In the Rhizobium sp. CB3090 genome, one interval contains:
- a CDS encoding ABC transporter substrate-binding protein — protein sequence MNIRLMAVVLAASVALPLGAAKATDLEVTHWWTSGGEAAAVAELAKAFDATGNHWVDGAIAGSGGTARPIMISRITGGDPMGATQFNHGRQAEELVQAGLMRDLTDVATQEHWKDIIRPSSLLDSCTINGKIYCAPVNIHSWQWLWLSNAAFKKAGVPVPKNWDEFVAAAPALEKAGIVPLAVGGQPWQATGAFDVLMVAIAGKDTYQKVFGDRDAKVAAGPEIAKVFKAADDARKMSKGSNVQDWNQATNMVITGKAGGQIMGDWAQGEFALAGQKAGTDYTCLPGLGVNEIISTGGDAFYFPLLKDEAKSKAQEALAKTLLDPKTQVAFNLKKGSLPVRGDVDLASANDCMKKGLEILKKGNVIQGTDQLLSADTQKQKEDLFSEFFANPSMTPEAAQKRFVEIISAAD from the coding sequence ATGAATATTCGTTTGATGGCTGTTGTGCTGGCTGCTTCCGTCGCGCTGCCCCTTGGTGCGGCCAAGGCAACTGACCTTGAGGTGACGCATTGGTGGACGTCCGGTGGCGAAGCTGCCGCCGTGGCCGAATTGGCCAAGGCGTTCGACGCGACCGGCAATCACTGGGTCGATGGTGCGATTGCCGGCTCGGGCGGTACTGCGCGTCCGATCATGATCAGCCGCATTACCGGCGGTGATCCGATGGGCGCTACCCAATTCAACCATGGACGTCAGGCTGAGGAGCTCGTGCAGGCCGGCCTCATGCGCGATCTGACCGATGTCGCAACGCAGGAACATTGGAAGGACATTATCCGCCCGTCGAGCCTGCTCGATTCCTGCACGATCAACGGCAAGATCTACTGCGCTCCGGTCAATATTCACTCCTGGCAGTGGCTTTGGCTTTCGAATGCCGCCTTCAAGAAGGCCGGCGTTCCGGTTCCGAAGAATTGGGATGAATTCGTCGCCGCCGCTCCTGCGCTGGAGAAGGCAGGCATCGTTCCGCTCGCCGTGGGCGGTCAGCCCTGGCAGGCGACCGGCGCCTTCGACGTGTTGATGGTCGCTATCGCCGGCAAGGACACCTACCAGAAAGTATTCGGCGACAGGGATGCGAAAGTAGCGGCCGGTCCGGAAATCGCGAAGGTCTTCAAGGCTGCCGACGACGCGCGCAAGATGTCCAAGGGCTCTAACGTCCAGGATTGGAACCAGGCGACGAACATGGTCATCACCGGCAAGGCCGGCGGCCAGATCATGGGCGATTGGGCGCAGGGCGAATTTGCCCTCGCAGGTCAAAAGGCCGGAACGGATTACACCTGCCTTCCGGGTCTTGGCGTCAACGAAATCATCTCGACGGGCGGTGACGCGTTCTACTTCCCGCTGCTGAAGGACGAGGCTAAATCGAAGGCTCAGGAAGCTCTCGCCAAGACGCTTCTCGATCCGAAGACTCAGGTGGCCTTCAATCTGAAGAAGGGCTCGCTGCCCGTACGTGGCGACGTGGACCTCGCATCGGCCAACGATTGCATGAAGAAGGGCCTGGAGATCCTGAAGAAGGGTAACGTGATCCAGGGTACGGACCAGCTTCTCTCTGCCGACACTCAGAAGCAGAAAGAAGACTTGTTCTCCGAGTTCTTCGCCAATCCTTCGATGACGCCGGAAGCGGCTCAAAAGCGCTTCGTAGAGATCATTTCTGCGGCCGATTGA